The following is a genomic window from Miscanthus floridulus cultivar M001 chromosome 14, ASM1932011v1, whole genome shotgun sequence.
GCGATGGTCATGGACGCTCTAAAAAAACACAGCTCTTTGCTCTGATTATATCACTAATTATAGTGTACATCCAAACCGTCAATCGTTTGCTCTGATTTTATACAAAAGGAACATCCATTGACTGCAAAGACCCAGCGTCATCATTTGACCGAGGAAAGCCCCACGAGGAACAAAGGCAACTCTGACGTCTCCGCGATTCGTCAAGAGGCAATTCAATAAGACCGCAGCCCGATCACAAAAGAGGATCCCGCACGCCAGCAATCGCGCGAATCGCAGGGCGAAACTGCCGCAATCCCCACCCAATCATTGGCGACAGCCCCAGAGCACATCCTCACTCCACGAATCAACACGAATAATCCGAAAGCTGATTCGATCAGCACGAGCACGCAGCGAATCGAAGGAGAAATCAAATCAAATCGTTGGAAACGAGCAAATTAAAGCGAGATGAGCGAGGGGATGGGGGAGGACCGAGCGAGGAGAGGAGTGAAGTAGCTAGTGAACTCACCAAGGAAGTGCGCGAGGCCCTCGAGTCCCTCCGGGTCGCTAAACGAGCCCACCTCAACCTCCATGCACGCCGCCGCCTGAGCAGAGCGAGAAGCAGGCATAGAGAGAGGTTAGAAACCAAATCAATCACTAAGCCTTCTTCAGCTAGCACTCACTGAGGAAGCACGCCGGTTGCTGAAAATAGGTCTTTTGTGCACCCAGGATAGCCCCAAGATCAGGCCCTCCATGTCAATGGTCGCCAAGATGCTGAAGGGTGCGTGTGCTGTAAGTGACAAGATCATAAGGCCTGGCTTAATCACAGACGTTATGGACCTCAAAAGTCAGGACAGTAGAGCCGGTTCAGTTCAGTTTATCCCCATCGATGTCTCCTGCACTGAGCAGCTCATTGGTGTCCACACTTGCATTAGCTTGTAGCACTGTTGTAGAGAGCCCCTGATAGAACTAGTTAAAGGATCAGATGCCTGCGAAAAAAATGGGCTGTACAATGGAAGCAGCATGAATTGTTTTTATTTGTGTTTCAGTACATTGTAAGAATGTCAGTTTGTATATTTATCATCCTACTAGTTTGATTATTGAGAATAGTGGTTTTGGCTATACAACTGTCAGTTAAAAATAACattgattcaaatttcaaatggttCAGACCAATGAGGTACACAAAGTTGACATCGGCATCATAAGTCACATGAACTAAATCTGTAGTTGTCTAACCTATAGATATGCATTATAATGAGATTAAGAGAGTATAAAAATGAATCGTGAATAGCTGATCAAACTGTAAACATGCCAACATCAAATCAAACTTGATGAAGAAACAAATCCAGAAATTACAGGTCACTCAAGAATTTAAGGGAGCAGTAGTACCAATGCTCAGTCATTTCCCAGATTTAGATACACATAATTCGGTTTTAAAGGATGAAGATAGCTTATCttacacttttttttttttttttgtgtgtgtgtgtgtgtgtgtggggggggggggggggtagcacCAAGTCACCAACAATGTGTGTTTTGATGATATTATTAGTCAAAACTTTGTCGAACAGCATAATAAACAGCAGGTTGATAGGCAGTACTAGTTCAAGTAATGGAGTAACTCCTTCAGCCTGCAGGCctaagaaagaaaataaaaaacagtTAAGCAAGATAGCTCAATTACATTGGCATGAAACTAGTGGTGTTTATATCTGCTTTAATTTAAAATAACAAGAGCCAACAAAATGAAGATCCTCATGGTAATGACAGAATCACGACCATTCAGGACCACAGACCACACTAACATGACACTTTAACAATCTAACACTCCATAAATTTTGTTCcacaagcaaacaatagatctttAGAATAAATGTCACTACCATTATTTACACCTTCCAGTATAAAAATTTAGCAAAAGCCATCCACAGCAACTCTCCTGGAGTATGGTAGGTCAACTATGTTGAAGCAACAGTTGAACAAAGTATATGAAATAATAAGTTCATCAAGAATAAAAATTTTAACCATCACTGTCCACTCACATGGCATTCTATCAGACTTATGACTTGGACGAAAAACCAACACTCAAGCAATCTTAGAGGGAGGAGATTCAATCGTGTGaacaaatacagaattaataaagAATTTATAGCAACAAAAGCGTACTAGAAGACAAACACATTTTAGTGCACAACCAGAAGTGCTGAGAGTAATATTAGGATTTGCCAGCAACTGCATAAGCATAAGACATAAGTCCTTCAGCAGTTACAACAGAGCTTCCGGATAGAATTTACTAAAGAGCCACATCATATTGACAGCAGCACCGTAACCGTAAATAACGGCAGCACAATGAGGCATACAGCATTATCCAGCACATTTAGATATAGATCCAACCCCTTTCTTCTTCAACAAAGTTATTGTTCAAAAAAGCTAATGGTTCACACCTCTGAAGAGTTTTACACAACAGGGAAGAAACTAAAAATGCCATGCAACTCCAAGCCTAGGCGATCTACTAGTGTGCTCTTCCCATTCGGTTCATGCCCATCAATTGTGTAAGAGTTACAGCACTCCATCTCTCAACACCCTCTTGAAGTTGTGCATACAGTAGTCGCTTCACAGAGTCTATGCAAATACTAACGGTGCCAAACTCATACACTGGCATGCCATTGTAGAACTTGCCAACTCTAGGCATAAATAGCAAACCTTGCTCCATTGCATATGCCTGTATAGACTCCTTGAAGCTCAAATCCGCCATGGCTGCTCCTGGGACAGCATGGTAAGCTTGCTGTGCTGCATCAAACTGCCGCTTCTCAGTTGCCCTCAAGTAACCCAGATTCTCCCTAGCCCCAGGCTGCACTACCTCAAGTCCTTCAGCAGCTTGGTTCATCATGTCAAGACCAGCAGTTAGTAGCATCCGTATGCGCTCATTGGCAAGTAACTCTGGTGGGAAAAGGCCCTTCCATCCCTTATACCAGTTCATTATCTCATTGAAATCAGGATTTGGTGAGCACAACCAATGGTACAGGACCTGCTGCCACTTGCTGAAGAAATCAACTTCCAACATATGGACCATGAGGTGTACTGGGATTGCAGATGCCCACAACATCACCCAGTTGAACTGATCGAGCTTCTGGTTTGCTGGGTTGATCTGAAAGTCTTGCAGTGCCAATCTCAGTTTAGGAATGATATACCGCACAATCAGGTCTTCCCAGCTTGCCGAATCAAACACGTCTTTCCACGGAGACAACACTGCATATGCTGAAGCATCATGCGCTTGCCATACATGGAGGACAGTGCTCAACTTGTATCGAATAGAATGGCACAAGGTCTCTATCCTTTCCCTTAGCATTGGCAGCCATGGGTGCACCCAGACATGGATTGGTACACTTTCCCTGCGAGGATCCCATGAATCCACGGCAGCTGAGAGCTTTGGCATGATCACATGCTCCAGTATTGATTGAAGCAAAACAGGAGGCAGCAACTTCTTATTATCCCATAACTCAAGAAAGTGGAGCATTGGTTCCGGTTCCCTTGCCTCCCACGAATTGGTTCCTGATATCCTCACAGCTGGTAGGATGACTTCACTAACAAGCTGCACATATGGCGTCATTGATGCAGCACTATCTGAGAAGTCATATGGTTGGTCCCCCTGCAGCAGGTCCTTCCATTTTCTCATGACTTCTAACCCAAACTTTGGATCCTGCAGGGGCTGCCATCCCTGGAAGACGCGGATTAGCAGCGGATGAGCATATCGGCAAGCAATCCATGCAATGCTACACATCTTGAACTCCTCCTCAAATTGCACCTTCAACCCGTGGAATGTCTGAATCAACCCATCCAGAGTGAGCATGCCGGATGTATCATCCTCCCGGACCTTCTCCAGTGTCTCCGCAATTCTCTCCATCACCAGCAGCTGGCGTTTCTGCAATGCCTCTTGCTTAGCCACCTTTTCCTTCTCCCGCACCAAGCTAGCCACCTTCTCCTGCTCCCGCCGCAGCTGCGCGTCCAACCTCACAATATCAGCCCTGGCCTCATCAACAAGCAGGCGCACATTGTACTGCAGCTCTGGCATGGGCACATCATTCGCCTCCATCTCTTGTTCTTCATTGAGCCCCTTCAAGTCTGTCAGCACTCGCGCCTGCGGCCCTCGCATGTCGATCACCTTCTGGACAACAGCGGGCTGTTCCTCCTGTTCCTGCTCAGCACGCATGGCCAGGAGCTCATTCTTCGTCAAGATTGGAGCCTTCTTTGCAGCAGCCTTCTTGGACCAACGCTTCTCCTTCGCAGATGCCGGCAGAGGCGGCGGGGCTGGCACGTTTTCCTTAGGCAGCAGGGTCTTGGGCTCCTTGAACCCCTCGACGCTCCCCAAGCCTGCATTCTTGGGTCGCAGAATGGACTCCACCGGTGCAGTGATCCCCTGCTTATTCTTGCCAAGGCCCATGCCTTTCTTGTACCCCATCATCAACATCATCTTGGCCACCTTGGAGTTCGACTCCAGGCTCCCGGGAGCCGCGGCAAGCTCCCCAGCCCCGAGACCCGCCGCCTGTCGCCGGCGTGCCGCTGCCTCGCGCTCCCGCTCCTTCTCCTCCCGCCTCGCCCGCGCGCCGTCCCTGATCTTGCCGAACATCGCCGGCAGCATCTCGGTGTCCCCCTCGTcgtcctgctcctcctccgcctcctccgccTTATCATCAGCGGCTGAGGCGCCGGAGCGCCCAAGCCCCGGCCTCTCCTCAGGCT
Proteins encoded in this region:
- the LOC136506151 gene encoding septin and tuftelin-interacting protein 1 homolog 1-like; the encoded protein is MAEEAEGMDRFDMEGDFEGGRFGRDGEFYYRRRRERAPQTRDDALYGVFAEGDSDSDSEDDEGSRRRRRKRRKDGGGGEADLTKPVQFVSTGKFVPTQEPEPEERPGLGRSGASAADDKAEEAEEEQDDEGDTEMLPAMFGKIRDGARARREEKEREREAAARRRQAAGLGAGELAAAPGSLESNSKVAKMMLMMGYKKGMGLGKNKQGITAPVESILRPKNAGLGSVEGFKEPKTLLPKENVPAPPPLPASAKEKRWSKKAAAKKAPILTKNELLAMRAEQEQEEQPAVVQKVIDMRGPQARVLTDLKGLNEEQEMEANDVPMPELQYNVRLLVDEARADIVRLDAQLRREQEKVASLVREKEKVAKQEALQKRQLLVMERIAETLEKVREDDTSGMLTLDGLIQTFHGLKVQFEEEFKMCSIAWIACRYAHPLLIRVFQGWQPLQDPKFGLEVMRKWKDLLQGDQPYDFSDSAASMTPYVQLVSEVILPAVRISGTNSWEAREPEPMLHFLELWDNKKLLPPVLLQSILEHVIMPKLSAAVDSWDPRRESVPIHVWVHPWLPMLRERIETLCHSIRYKLSTVLHVWQAHDASAYAVLSPWKDVFDSASWEDLIVRYIIPKLRLALQDFQINPANQKLDQFNWVMLWASAIPVHLMVHMLEVDFFSKWQQVLYHWLCSPNPDFNEIMNWYKGWKGLFPPELLANERIRMLLTAGLDMMNQAAEGLEVVQPGARENLGYLRATEKRQFDAAQQAYHAVPGAAMADLSFKESIQAYAMEQGLLFMPRVGKFYNGMPVYEFGTVSICIDSVKRLLYAQLQEGVERWSAVTLTQLMGMNRMGRAH